A DNA window from Hevea brasiliensis isolate MT/VB/25A 57/8 chromosome 2, ASM3005281v1, whole genome shotgun sequence contains the following coding sequences:
- the LOC110659301 gene encoding protein DETOXIFICATION 48, producing MDPFSDDEEELHGWPTPSEVLQEIKAIGKISGPTAITGIILYSRAMISMLFLGYLGELELAGGSLSIGFANITGYSVISGLAMGMEPICGQAYGAKQWKLLGLTLQRTVLLLLSTSIPISFMWLNMKRILLWCGQDQEISSMAHTFILFSIPDLFFLSLLHPLRIYLRTQSITLPLTYCSAIAVLLHVPLNFLLVVHFKLGIAGVAIAMVWTNLNVFLLLFSFVYFSGVHKDSWVSPSMDCLRGWSSLLSLAVPTCVSVCLEWWWYEFMIMLCGLLVNPKATIASMGILIQTTSLVYVFPSSLSLGVSARVGNELGANRPAKARISMIVSLVCALALGLLAMLFTIVMRHQWGRFFTSDAEILELTAVALPIAGLCELGNCPQTTGCGVLRGSARPTIGANINLGSFYLVGMPVAILMGFVAKMGFAGLWLGLLAAQASCAILMLYVLCRTDWIVQAERARELTKTSATNNTSMLPTSSSKPEYITNNKKANLEEVLCINDELVKSTSLETDPLISTTTTVH from the exons ATGGATCCTTTTTCTGATGATGAAGAGGAACTACATGGATGGCCAACTCCTTCTGAG GTCTTACAAGAAATCAAAGCCATAGGGAAGATTTCTGGTCCGACAGCAATTACAGGTATTATTCTTTATTCAAGAGCCATGATCTCCATGCTTTTCCTTGGTTATCTTGGGGAACTTGAGCTTGCTGGTGGCTCCCTCTCCATCGGCTTTGCCAACATCACTGGATACTCTGTTATCTCTGGATTGGCTATGGGAATGGAGCCCATTTGTGGACAAGCTTATGGTGCGAAACAATGGAAGCTTCTTGGCTTGACCCTTCAAAGAACTGTTCTTCTCCTGCTCTCCACCTCTATTCCCATCTCTTTCATGTGGCTGAACATGAAGAGAATACTTTTATGGTGTGGCCAAGACCAAGAAATATCTTCAATGGCTCATACTTTCATTCTTTTTTCCATCCCTGAcctcttcttcctttctcttctcCACCCACTTCGCATCTATCTTAGGACCCAAAGCATCACATTACCATTAACTTACTGTTCAGCCATCGCTGTTCTCCTCCACGTCCCTCTAAATTTTCTACTTGTTGTCCATTTCAAATTGGGTATTGCAGGAGTGGCCATAGCCATGGTTTGGACTAATCTCAATGTCTTTCTCCTTCTCTTTTCCTTTGTCTACTTCTCTGGTGTACATAAAGATTCATGGGTTTCTCCAAGCATGGATTGCCTCAGAGGATGGTCATCTTTGCTTTCTCTTGCAGTGCCAACTTGTGTTTCTGTTTGCCTTGAATGGTGGTGGTATGAATTTATGATAATGCTATGTGGTCTTCTTGTTAACCCAAAAGCCACCATAGCTTCAATGGGAATCCTTATCCAGACAACCTCTTTAGTCTACGTCTTCCCATCATCTCTAAGCCTTGGAGTCTCAGCCAGGGTTGGGAACGAGTTAGGGGCTAACCGGCCGGCGAAAGCCCGCATTTCCATGATTGTTTCTCTGGTATGTGCACTTGCTTTAGGCCTGCTGGCGATGCTATTCACAATAGTAATGAGGCATCAATGGGGAAGATTTTTCACCAGCGATGCAGAGATTCTGGAGCTTACTGCAGTAGCATTGCCAATTGCCGGACTGTGCGAGCTGGGAAATTGCCCACAAACAACTGGTTGTGGAGTTCTAAGAGGAAGTGCTAGGCCTACCATCGGTGCTAATATCAATTTGGGTTCATTTTACTTGGTTGGTATGCCAGTGGCAATCTTGATGGGGTTTGTAGCAAAAATGGGATTTGCAGGGCTCTGGCTTGGGTTGCTTGCAGCTCAAGCCTCCTGTGCGATCCTCATGCTATATGTGTTATGCAGAACAGACTGGATAGTTCAAGCAGAGCGAGCAAGAGAGCTCACAAAAACTTCTGCAACTAATAACACTTCAATGTTACCAACATCATCATCAAAACCAGAATATATTACTAACAACAAAAAGGCTAATCTTGAAGAGGTATTGTGCATTAATGATGAGCTTGTGAAGTCAACTTCACTTGAAACAGATCCTCTGATATCTACAACAACAACTGTGCATTGA